The proteins below are encoded in one region of Myxococcales bacterium:
- a CDS encoding TonB-dependent receptor, whose translation MLCSATALAQYQAVAEVERPISSSYEEDVTSTASVVAVDTQRTAVLRTEELLLQVPGTRVQRFGDFASFSSLSLRGAEFDQTTVLLGTIPLQSADGGAFDLSTLPAHMVERLEVFRGSTPAWLGTAGIGGTLRIVPQQSEHSSAELNTGIGSFGLATTNLSVSAKSASGLKWTGVSGFAHSDGDFQYTDQRGTLFDSSDDQKRTRSNNHKDQAYGLLHLEAPLAGGKLEALAFIFERISGEPGPAVQSSLYARRNLARAIGALQYSKERSTRGKLLWRTELLASIAHTRNRFSDRFSEIGLGHQDSDNHSTRTQLRAAAERRLIDWLNLTGILDWQHEMFSPQDAYAQEALDGSQRDRLAATMEMPIKSKLAALPFELRPSARMELIHAKLSDTAVQSSSSTQLISTFRLGAALALWPGLALTASLARAARAPSMIELFGDQGLLLGNTSLEPETAYLADVGVNFSEQLGELQSGMQIRLFASRIESMIVFNQINDESNFASRNLGGQTEIYGVETNTSLEWKRALKVIANATVMKSKSTQNLALPLRPQLSAFTRVQYTFYPDKWFDELAVFSDLVYRSNFFTDLVNTVLLREQCILNAGIQSALVRKTLDLRFQIRNVLDSANKDLLAFPLPGRSFALELTWHTDGP comes from the coding sequence ATGTTATGCAGCGCAACTGCTCTCGCCCAATACCAGGCAGTGGCTGAAGTTGAACGACCTATCAGCAGTAGCTATGAAGAAGATGTGACGAGCACAGCATCGGTGGTTGCTGTTGATACACAACGCACTGCAGTCCTGCGGACCGAAGAGTTGCTGTTGCAAGTTCCAGGAACACGTGTGCAACGTTTTGGTGATTTTGCTTCTTTTTCGTCGCTATCTTTGCGGGGAGCTGAATTTGACCAGACCACCGTTCTGCTCGGCACTATCCCACTGCAAAGTGCTGATGGCGGAGCCTTTGATCTGTCGACCCTACCCGCTCACATGGTGGAGCGCCTTGAAGTGTTTCGTGGCTCAACGCCAGCCTGGCTCGGGACTGCCGGTATTGGCGGAACCTTACGCATTGTTCCGCAGCAAAGCGAGCACAGCTCGGCCGAACTGAACACAGGTATCGGATCCTTCGGCCTCGCTACAACAAATCTATCCGTTTCAGCTAAAAGTGCTAGCGGTCTAAAATGGACGGGCGTAAGTGGATTTGCACACTCAGACGGTGACTTTCAGTACACTGATCAACGCGGCACCCTGTTCGACAGCAGCGATGATCAGAAACGCACCCGAAGCAACAATCACAAAGATCAAGCCTATGGACTGCTTCACCTTGAGGCCCCACTAGCCGGAGGAAAACTTGAAGCGCTAGCTTTTATTTTCGAGCGCATCAGCGGAGAGCCAGGGCCTGCCGTGCAGAGCAGCTTGTATGCGCGCCGTAACCTCGCGCGCGCTATCGGAGCCTTGCAATATTCAAAAGAACGATCCACGCGTGGCAAACTACTCTGGCGCACCGAGTTGTTGGCGTCGATTGCTCATACCCGAAATCGTTTTTCTGACCGTTTTAGTGAAATTGGATTAGGACACCAAGACAGCGACAATCATTCAACCCGTACACAGCTGCGAGCCGCTGCCGAGAGACGCTTAATCGACTGGCTCAACCTGACAGGCATACTCGATTGGCAACATGAAATGTTCTCGCCACAAGATGCTTACGCACAAGAAGCCTTAGATGGCTCGCAACGTGATCGTTTGGCTGCAACCATGGAAATGCCTATCAAAAGCAAACTCGCAGCCTTGCCTTTTGAGCTTAGACCCTCGGCGCGCATGGAGCTGATTCACGCCAAGCTCTCTGATACTGCAGTGCAATCGTCCTCGAGCACCCAACTCATCTCAACCTTTCGACTCGGTGCGGCTCTCGCGCTCTGGCCTGGCTTGGCACTTACCGCCAGCCTAGCGAGAGCTGCACGCGCGCCTAGTATGATTGAACTCTTTGGTGATCAAGGACTGTTGCTCGGAAACACCTCGCTCGAACCAGAAACCGCTTACCTAGCGGATGTGGGAGTCAACTTTTCAGAACAGCTCGGAGAGCTGCAAAGCGGTATGCAAATAAGGCTGTTCGCCAGTCGAATCGAATCCATGATTGTGTTTAACCAAATCAATGACGAGAGTAACTTCGCCTCTCGCAATCTTGGCGGTCAAACCGAGATTTACGGAGTTGAAACAAACACATCTCTTGAGTGGAAACGTGCTTTGAAAGTCATCGCAAACGCCACTGTGATGAAAAGTAAAAGCACACAAAACCTAGCATTACCGCTGCGACCTCAATTGTCTGCTTTTACGCGAGTGCAATACACTTTCTACCCTGATAAATGGTTTGACGAACTCGCGGTATTTTCCGATCTGGTCTACCGCAGTAATTTTTTCACGGATCTGGTCAATACAGTGCTGCTCCGGGAGCAGTGCATTTTAAACGCTGGAATTCAGAGCGCCTTGGTCCGAAAAACACTTGATTTACGCTTCCAGATTCGTAATGTCCTGGACTCTGCCAACAAAGATCTCTTGGCTTTTCCATTGCCGGGCCGTAGTTTCGCGCTGGAGCTCACATGGCATACCGATGGACCCTAG
- the aroC gene encoding chorismate synthase translates to MPGNSFGTSFCITTAGESHGPANVVIIDGCPPGLALSEEDLVHDLVRRRPGQSKLVSQRNESDTPEILSGVFEGKTTGTSIAILIRNQDARSKDYSDIKDKYRPGHADHSFDAKYGFRDYRGGGRSSARETVARVAAGAVAKKLLREWLNVQVVGYVTQIGDVIAQIPDPSSIEEASVEFFKDGTMNPVRCPDHAASKKMIALIDKVRKEQDSIGGIAELCATGVPAGLGEPVFDKLKADFAKALFSIPAVIGVEYGSGFSGALERGSVHNDRFVMRDGQVATESNRHGGMLGGISSGMPIVLRAALKATSSLSQEQDTVTRDGKSSSIATKGRHDPCLLPRFVPIAEAMVALVLADHWLRWRGQCGV, encoded by the coding sequence ATGCCCGGTAATAGTTTTGGTACCTCTTTTTGCATCACGACTGCAGGCGAATCTCACGGTCCGGCCAACGTTGTGATTATCGACGGCTGTCCTCCTGGTCTTGCTTTGAGTGAAGAAGACTTAGTACACGACCTCGTGCGTCGTCGTCCCGGGCAAAGCAAACTGGTTTCGCAGCGCAACGAAAGCGATACTCCTGAAATACTCAGTGGAGTGTTTGAAGGCAAAACAACGGGTACAAGCATTGCTATCTTAATACGGAATCAAGATGCACGTAGCAAAGACTACAGCGACATCAAAGACAAGTACCGCCCGGGACATGCGGATCACAGCTTCGATGCCAAATACGGTTTTCGCGACTACCGTGGCGGGGGTCGTTCTAGTGCGCGTGAGACTGTTGCACGTGTTGCCGCAGGGGCGGTGGCAAAGAAGCTTCTGAGGGAGTGGCTAAACGTTCAGGTTGTTGGTTATGTCACGCAGATTGGTGATGTCATTGCGCAGATCCCTGATCCAAGTAGCATTGAAGAAGCAAGCGTTGAGTTTTTCAAAGATGGAACGATGAATCCGGTGCGCTGCCCGGATCATGCTGCTTCAAAAAAGATGATTGCTCTCATCGATAAGGTGAGAAAAGAACAAGATTCCATTGGGGGCATAGCTGAACTTTGTGCTACAGGTGTCCCGGCGGGTCTGGGTGAGCCAGTGTTTGATAAGCTCAAAGCCGATTTTGCCAAAGCGCTTTTCAGCATACCGGCCGTGATTGGCGTGGAATATGGCTCTGGTTTTAGTGGAGCGCTCGAGCGTGGCAGCGTGCACAATGATCGCTTTGTGATGCGAGATGGGCAGGTCGCGACCGAAAGCAATCGGCACGGTGGTATGCTTGGCGGAATTTCTTCGGGTATGCCCATTGTGTTGCGCGCGGCGCTCAAAGCTACGAGCAGTCTTTCTCAGGAGCAAGATACCGTAACTCGTGACGGAAAGAGCAGCAGCATCGCCACCAAGGGTCGCCACGATCCCTGTTTGTTGCCGCGCTTTGTGCCTATTGCTGAAGCGATGGTTGCGCTTGTGTTAGCCGATCATTGGCTGCGCTGGCGCGGCCAGTGCGGCGTCTAG
- a CDS encoding quinone-dependent dihydroorotate dehydrogenase produces the protein MLYQRVIRSLFFLLPAEIAHKVGFGAWRLICAIPLVSGLISRYFAQTPHNLQTTAFGRALASPIGLAAGFDKNGSGFKALGRMGFAFIEVGTVTPRPQPGNPRPRLFRLRADRALINRMGFNNVGAVAVAKRLRRKGDCFIGVNIGKNKDTPNEQAVEDYKACAKTLLPYADYLVINVSSPNTPGLRKLQAVEQLRPVLSSVNQLATEKKCPVLLKIAPDLSDAEIRDIAKLAIETQIAGIIATNTSLSRDGLTTNQKALGNIGPGGLSGKPLKTRAIEVLRVLRETAGDKLVLVSCGGIETAEDIAQRLKAGATLVQIYTALIYEGPGLLRKLHSELSEKIGTLPKGPRSLTVQQ, from the coding sequence ATGCTATATCAACGCGTTATTCGATCACTTTTTTTCCTGCTTCCTGCGGAAATTGCCCACAAGGTAGGTTTTGGGGCTTGGCGCCTGATCTGCGCGATCCCGCTTGTTTCAGGGCTTATCTCACGATATTTCGCCCAAACACCGCATAACCTACAAACAACGGCTTTTGGCCGCGCCTTGGCCAGCCCCATTGGTCTGGCTGCTGGCTTCGACAAGAACGGGTCCGGTTTTAAGGCTCTTGGCCGCATGGGTTTTGCCTTTATCGAAGTTGGCACCGTCACCCCACGGCCTCAGCCCGGCAATCCACGGCCGCGCTTGTTTCGTCTCCGAGCCGATCGCGCTTTGATTAATCGCATGGGTTTTAACAATGTGGGAGCAGTGGCCGTGGCCAAACGACTTCGCCGTAAGGGCGACTGTTTCATCGGTGTAAATATCGGCAAGAACAAAGACACTCCCAATGAGCAGGCCGTAGAAGACTATAAGGCGTGCGCAAAAACCCTTCTACCCTATGCTGACTATCTCGTTATCAACGTTAGCTCCCCAAACACACCAGGCCTGAGGAAACTGCAGGCGGTGGAACAACTGCGGCCGGTGCTAAGCTCGGTAAACCAACTTGCCACTGAAAAAAAATGCCCAGTCCTCCTAAAGATTGCGCCGGATCTTAGTGATGCAGAGATTCGAGATATTGCAAAACTCGCCATCGAGACACAAATCGCTGGCATCATCGCTACAAACACTTCATTGAGCCGAGACGGACTAACAACAAACCAAAAAGCACTTGGCAACATCGGACCCGGAGGACTTTCTGGAAAGCCCCTCAAAACACGTGCAATCGAAGTGCTGCGTGTGCTTCGAGAAACAGCCGGGGACAAACTCGTACTTGTATCGTGCGGCGGCATTGAAACCGCAGAGGACATCGCTCAGCGCCTAAAAGCCGGGGCAACTCTGGTGCAAATCTATACTGCACTTATCTATGAAGGGCCAGGGCTACTCCGAAAACTACATAGCGAACTTTCGGAAAAAATTGGGACTTTACCCAAGGGCCCTCGATCCCTTACAGTGCAGCAGTAG
- the gltS gene encoding sodium/glutamate symporter: MKISPWILLVLAVPVLLLGEQFVKRIRVLNRFNIPAPVVGGLFVCVLILAANLMGLDITLEQKIQVPWWNWLVLTETQLFDNPSVDMIRPFLVAFFVCIGLNASWGLVKQASWQLPLFCLLAGGLTIVQNLTGIVAATALGESPLLGLLCGSISLTGGHGTAIGFSDVIVEAGYSSASVVGVAAATFGLVAAGLLGGPVGGRLLKKNKLEADKDPNSDSEESTGQEETTTGFFYEVGQLHSSGQRAVFHLIIVVLCIKAGAWVSAGIEAVGLTFPVYIGAMIVGVITRNVIYFIKPDLIQTWLVDLLASVFLGIFLSMAMMGLNLIELANAAGPMLIILGLQVLVMGLYAYFITFRVMGKDYDAAVMAAGHCGFGLGATPAAVANMKAITEKFGPAPRAFLVLPLVGAFLIDFINSLVILGYLNFVT, from the coding sequence GTGAAAATTTCTCCCTGGATTCTTTTAGTTCTCGCTGTGCCTGTGCTTCTTTTAGGAGAACAGTTCGTTAAGCGAATCCGCGTTCTAAATCGCTTTAACATCCCTGCCCCGGTGGTCGGAGGGTTGTTCGTATGCGTGCTCATTTTAGCCGCCAACTTGATGGGGCTAGACATAACTCTTGAGCAAAAAATTCAAGTACCTTGGTGGAACTGGCTGGTACTTACCGAAACACAGCTTTTCGATAACCCATCGGTCGATATGATTCGGCCATTCCTGGTCGCATTCTTTGTCTGCATTGGTTTGAACGCCAGTTGGGGTTTAGTTAAACAAGCCAGTTGGCAGCTGCCTCTTTTTTGCCTGCTCGCTGGTGGCCTAACTATCGTGCAAAATCTAACAGGCATCGTTGCTGCAACCGCGTTAGGTGAATCCCCGCTGCTTGGCTTGCTCTGTGGCAGCATTAGCTTGACCGGTGGCCATGGCACGGCCATTGGGTTTTCAGACGTTATTGTTGAAGCGGGCTACAGCTCAGCCTCGGTTGTGGGTGTTGCAGCTGCAACTTTCGGTCTCGTAGCGGCAGGCTTGTTGGGAGGCCCCGTCGGTGGCCGGCTCTTGAAAAAAAACAAGCTTGAAGCAGACAAAGACCCCAATTCGGACTCTGAAGAGAGCACAGGACAAGAGGAAACAACCACTGGCTTCTTTTACGAAGTCGGGCAGTTGCATAGTTCAGGGCAGCGCGCAGTATTTCACTTAATTATTGTAGTACTTTGCATCAAGGCCGGGGCGTGGGTGAGTGCCGGGATAGAAGCTGTCGGTCTTACGTTTCCCGTGTACATCGGTGCGATGATCGTGGGCGTGATTACACGCAACGTTATCTATTTCATCAAACCTGATTTAATCCAGACCTGGCTGGTTGATTTACTAGCCTCAGTGTTTCTTGGGATATTCTTGTCGATGGCGATGATGGGTCTGAACCTTATCGAGCTGGCAAACGCCGCCGGGCCCATGCTGATCATCCTCGGACTGCAAGTGCTGGTCATGGGCTTGTACGCTTATTTCATTACCTTTCGAGTCATGGGCAAAGACTACGACGCTGCCGTTATGGCCGCTGGGCATTGCGGCTTTGGCCTTGGAGCAACACCCGCTGCAGTCGCGAACATGAAAGCCATTACAGAAAAATTTGGACCAGCGCCTCGTGCTTTTTTGGTGTTGCCCTTAGTCGGGGCCTTCCTAATTGATTTCATCAACTCGCTCGTTATCCTTGGATATCTTAATTTCGTTACCTGA
- a CDS encoding PD-(D/E)XK nuclease family protein: MLHVAEQAQSNSSIGNCAWQLDEIETQIITSVIDATSLPDEATGRLWLASVIHESPCKTWMETSQMSRPGLVGAIQHALRLFQEVGANPDTLKDTAMKLPVQGKKRLERMASMMDWWSAFKETHNIMDVFEAHWFAASSINNGAELPKFLRETTSITLRYCLDLPPARLALWEAIAKRLLESCSITIELPYAPGETIYAQRISRMLNDFERFAQSSQLNIHPIPVSLDANGCGASLATRLYEPRNAAEPLEGVAAFELSSRTEQLAIVSCTLRQWLDEGIAPHRIAVCCPTLNKEADFWATALAQEGIPIEQPRYPALLNSHFLRWLCELTKLTQSQWTATTLFTVLSSDFARTLFEQAITRSVLRKTLSTLPSSHHLELPTVVKSLEAMESQSALSCASAVNKLHLLLDPFSEQMSLHDFVDRFRSLVRALKVKQSLERPHIHPESLRTMIHASDPLNRNLARALGQDELAFESLDRILDRFSLVAKSLDAKHPSKHWFEQLFSELQDASLSLLSVHGNSIAMLSLSMLAARQFDAVVFCDLSEESFAALAKDNPLLPYSDLWHMHQDIVSHSKAGFDCSSRATADSVLHDTTLERAASDFLLGLFSATKKLCLCYCQTDSAGRPLSASMFFKDSAEAIGITSATECLRNARGKTLSRRMLGATLHKGALPETSHDLLLSAKQRIGIEHSRFVHALSFGKVAQNSYTGILSAESLSLEDPIGSENSPLSASQLERAFRCPFQDFAARRLRLIDDRDVEFDLEAKDQGTLAHLCFEDAMSSIIQKGVSQFHEKHRKMALELASNAIEARIQQQATATSLHPSIFATIAHRIASQLLGLIDDLYRSDDGYHAIHPEQTFGFKDGWPALQISDPQSETSYFVRGKIDLVEEGRGGVRVSDLKRAKTGSLRAQLQPAKFGSQHLQLSLYAAATTQTKMLSNEKIDARFLSLGDQKALPSIRVLAKTSSAWKKSTTAIEDLLHVSNPDRHLTVLGERVVDLATQMRSGKHVLRPIAEACGFCDFSPLCRIPEKPAEEAEDD; encoded by the coding sequence ATGCTTCATGTTGCCGAGCAAGCTCAAAGCAACAGTTCGATAGGAAATTGTGCGTGGCAACTAGACGAAATTGAAACTCAAATTATCACATCGGTTATTGATGCAACATCACTTCCCGATGAAGCCACAGGGCGACTCTGGCTAGCTAGCGTGATTCATGAGAGTCCATGCAAAACATGGATGGAAACCTCACAAATGAGCCGACCAGGACTCGTCGGGGCCATCCAGCACGCATTGCGTTTGTTTCAAGAAGTGGGCGCGAACCCCGACACCTTAAAAGACACGGCGATGAAGCTTCCAGTGCAGGGAAAGAAGCGACTCGAGCGAATGGCTTCGATGATGGACTGGTGGAGTGCGTTCAAGGAAACGCATAACATCATGGATGTTTTTGAAGCGCATTGGTTTGCAGCAAGCAGCATCAACAATGGCGCAGAACTTCCGAAGTTCCTTCGGGAGACCACGTCGATTACTTTGCGCTATTGTCTCGATTTGCCTCCTGCGCGACTTGCGTTATGGGAAGCCATCGCCAAGCGTTTGCTAGAAAGTTGCTCCATTACTATCGAGCTTCCTTATGCTCCCGGCGAGACTATCTATGCGCAACGTATCTCCAGAATGCTGAACGACTTTGAGCGTTTTGCTCAAAGCAGCCAACTAAACATTCATCCCATCCCGGTATCCCTTGATGCAAATGGCTGCGGAGCATCTCTTGCTACACGGCTGTATGAACCCCGAAACGCAGCTGAGCCACTCGAAGGCGTGGCGGCTTTCGAGCTTTCGAGTCGCACAGAACAGCTTGCCATCGTTTCTTGCACCTTGCGTCAATGGCTGGATGAAGGCATTGCGCCACACCGTATTGCCGTATGCTGCCCTACTCTGAATAAGGAAGCGGATTTTTGGGCTACGGCCCTTGCTCAAGAAGGTATTCCCATTGAGCAACCTCGTTATCCTGCGCTGCTCAACTCACACTTTCTTCGTTGGCTTTGCGAGCTTACGAAGTTGACTCAGTCACAATGGACCGCGACAACATTGTTCACGGTACTCAGCAGTGACTTTGCGCGCACACTCTTTGAGCAAGCGATCACACGCTCAGTCCTGAGAAAAACTCTTTCGACGCTCCCCTCTTCACACCATCTCGAGTTGCCCACCGTTGTAAAAAGTCTTGAAGCGATGGAATCGCAGAGCGCGCTTAGCTGCGCAAGCGCCGTCAACAAGCTTCACCTTCTCCTTGATCCATTTTCTGAGCAGATGAGTCTGCACGATTTCGTTGATCGCTTTCGTAGCCTCGTTCGGGCACTCAAAGTCAAGCAATCACTGGAGCGCCCTCACATTCATCCGGAAAGCTTGCGCACCATGATTCATGCCAGCGATCCCTTGAATCGCAACCTCGCTAGAGCACTAGGACAGGACGAGCTTGCTTTTGAAAGCTTGGATAGAATCCTGGATCGGTTTTCGTTGGTAGCAAAATCACTCGACGCTAAACACCCATCAAAACATTGGTTTGAGCAATTGTTTTCCGAGCTTCAGGACGCTTCACTTTCACTGCTTAGTGTTCATGGAAATAGCATTGCGATGCTTTCGCTATCCATGCTTGCCGCCCGTCAATTTGATGCAGTCGTTTTTTGCGATCTTTCCGAGGAAAGTTTTGCTGCTCTTGCTAAAGACAACCCGCTTTTGCCCTACTCCGACCTTTGGCATATGCACCAGGACATTGTCAGTCACAGCAAAGCGGGTTTTGATTGCTCATCACGCGCCACGGCGGACTCCGTATTGCACGACACAACGCTAGAGCGCGCCGCCTCTGATTTTCTTTTAGGGCTTTTCAGCGCCACAAAAAAGCTTTGCTTATGCTATTGCCAAACCGATTCTGCAGGCCGACCACTAAGTGCTTCAATGTTTTTCAAAGACAGCGCCGAGGCCATTGGCATAACATCAGCGACGGAGTGCCTTCGCAATGCTCGCGGAAAGACACTTTCGCGCCGCATGCTTGGAGCGACACTACACAAAGGTGCACTGCCAGAAACGAGCCACGATCTTTTGCTTTCAGCCAAACAAAGGATAGGCATCGAACATAGCCGTTTCGTTCACGCTCTGTCATTTGGAAAAGTGGCGCAGAACAGTTACACCGGGATTCTAAGTGCCGAAAGTCTAAGTCTCGAGGATCCGATAGGTAGCGAGAACTCACCCCTCAGCGCCTCGCAGCTTGAGCGTGCCTTCCGTTGTCCCTTTCAAGATTTTGCAGCGCGACGTCTTCGTCTAATAGATGATCGTGATGTCGAATTTGATCTCGAAGCAAAAGATCAAGGAACCTTGGCACACCTTTGTTTTGAAGATGCCATGTCATCGATTATCCAAAAAGGAGTATCCCAGTTTCACGAGAAGCATCGCAAAATGGCACTCGAACTCGCAAGCAATGCGATTGAAGCGCGAATACAACAACAAGCCACCGCGACCTCGCTTCACCCGAGCATCTTCGCTACCATAGCTCATCGTATCGCATCTCAGCTGCTAGGTCTTATCGATGATCTCTATCGGAGCGACGACGGCTATCACGCGATTCATCCTGAGCAGACATTTGGCTTCAAAGACGGTTGGCCTGCGTTGCAGATTAGCGATCCGCAAAGCGAGACATCCTATTTTGTACGTGGAAAGATCGACCTTGTAGAAGAAGGGCGCGGCGGGGTTCGTGTGAGTGATCTTAAACGAGCCAAAACGGGATCGCTTCGCGCGCAACTTCAGCCCGCAAAGTTTGGCTCACAACACCTGCAGCTTTCACTCTATGCCGCTGCTACTACCCAAACAAAAATGCTATCAAACGAAAAAATCGATGCGCGTTTCTTGAGTCTAGGAGATCAAAAAGCGCTCCCTTCGATTCGAGTACTGGCCAAGACATCGTCGGCATGGAAAAAGTCTACGACTGCAATAGAAGACTTGCTTCATGTTAGCAACCCCGACCGTCATCTCACCGTGCTTGGAGAGCGGGTAGTTGATCTGGCGACTCAAATGAGAAGCGGAAAACATGTACTACGGCCCATCGCTGAGGCTTGTGGTTTTTGCGATTTTTCCCCATTGTGCCGTATCCCAGAAAAACCAGCAGAGGAAGCAGAAGATGACTAG
- the crcB gene encoding fluoride efflux transporter CrcB — MKLWWAVAMAGAVGSLMRYALGMTLQRYLGSAFGYGTLLANVLGCFCIGFVMQLSERSIISAEWRIPIVIGLLGGFTTFSSFGYDTVHYMQNGNHVLALTNTMGNLILGLSGVWIGLYLAKVF, encoded by the coding sequence ATGAAACTTTGGTGGGCCGTCGCCATGGCAGGAGCGGTAGGTTCGCTCATGCGCTATGCTTTGGGTATGACTCTACAGCGCTACTTGGGAAGCGCTTTTGGTTATGGAACCCTTCTAGCCAACGTTCTAGGTTGCTTCTGTATTGGCTTTGTGATGCAGCTGTCTGAACGAAGCATAATAAGCGCGGAGTGGCGCATTCCAATCGTCATAGGCCTACTCGGTGGATTTACCACCTTTTCAAGTTTTGGATACGACACCGTGCATTATATGCAAAACGGTAATCATGTGCTGGCGCTTACCAATACGATGGGAAATCTAATACTAGGGCTATCCGGGGTGTGGATTGGATTGTATCTCGCAAAGGTTTTTTAA
- a CDS encoding DUF4870 domain-containing protein, with amino-acid sequence MSSEDQGGEKPSQNQLPDHAPIAPPPAPHQERAAGYFAGAKAGGQLPGPEQCQNAFFAHFLAAIANVVCCGFVLPIGAPLLVLLFSKQKTAFELFHIHQSVIFQGALFVIQVALQIWIMVLSIAGVSLASLLNVLHVLPVLIAVVYAIIVGMAARRGEWSEYFFIGEKVLKMKPFIS; translated from the coding sequence ATGAGTTCTGAGGATCAAGGCGGCGAAAAACCGTCGCAAAATCAGCTACCTGACCATGCCCCGATTGCTCCTCCTCCAGCGCCCCACCAAGAGCGGGCGGCCGGGTATTTTGCCGGGGCCAAAGCCGGAGGGCAGCTTCCGGGCCCTGAGCAGTGCCAGAATGCCTTTTTCGCGCATTTTCTGGCGGCCATTGCCAACGTGGTGTGCTGCGGCTTTGTGCTGCCCATAGGTGCACCGCTGTTGGTGCTCCTTTTCTCAAAACAAAAGACGGCTTTTGAGCTCTTTCACATCCATCAAAGTGTCATCTTCCAAGGTGCCTTATTCGTGATCCAAGTGGCGTTGCAAATCTGGATCATGGTGTTGTCAATTGCTGGGGTGAGCCTGGCAAGTCTTTTGAACGTGTTGCATGTGCTGCCTGTTTTGATAGCTGTTGTTTACGCCATCATTGTTGGGATGGCTGCACGCCGCGGTGAGTGGTCAGAATATTTTTTCATCGGAGAGAAGGTTTTAAAAATGAAACCTTTCATCTCGTGA
- the guaB gene encoding IMP dehydrogenase, translated as MLDETPRKALTFDDVLLLPRYADFLPRDADLRTRCARNLELAIPLVSSAMDTVTEWKTAVTMAREGGLGFVHKNLSPEEQAREILKVKRAESGMILDPVTIHPTRSLRDALGLMRLHNISGLPVVENERIVGILTSRDLRFQSKLDQSVEQHMTRKLVTVPPGVSQQRAKELLHEHRIEKLLVVGSGGQLVGLITIKDLLQAERYPNAIKDDLGRLRVGAAVGVGPDRGERVAALIAAGVDILTIDTAHGHTRAVIDTIREIKTQHPDTPLIAGNVATAEGAKALIDAGIDGIKVGMGPGSICTTRVVAGIGVPQITAIADCAKVAAQKDIPIIADGGVKYSGDVVKAIAAGAHCVMIGSMFAGTDESPGQRILYQGRTYKSYRGMGSLTAMARGAKDRYAQSDVEDVEKLVPEGVEGRVPYRGSLSSIVYQLTGGLRAGMGYTGSRTIEALRSETRFVQQSAQGVRESHVHDVVVTQEAPNYS; from the coding sequence GTGCTAGATGAGACTCCCCGAAAAGCTTTAACCTTTGATGATGTCCTTTTACTTCCCCGCTATGCGGACTTTTTGCCAAGGGATGCCGACCTTCGCACACGCTGTGCTCGGAATCTCGAGCTAGCAATTCCCTTGGTTTCCAGTGCCATGGACACGGTTACCGAATGGAAAACCGCAGTCACCATGGCTCGAGAGGGCGGTCTAGGCTTTGTCCACAAGAACCTAAGCCCAGAAGAGCAAGCAAGAGAAATTCTCAAGGTAAAGCGAGCTGAGAGTGGGATGATCCTTGATCCGGTCACCATTCACCCGACGCGCAGCCTGCGTGATGCTTTGGGTCTGATGAGACTGCACAATATCTCAGGGCTGCCTGTCGTTGAGAACGAACGCATTGTAGGCATACTCACCAGCCGCGATCTGCGGTTCCAAAGCAAGCTTGACCAAAGTGTTGAGCAGCACATGACACGCAAACTTGTGACCGTGCCGCCCGGTGTTTCTCAGCAGCGCGCAAAAGAACTCCTGCATGAGCATCGAATTGAAAAGCTTCTTGTGGTCGGAAGCGGCGGACAGTTGGTCGGCTTAATTACCATCAAGGACCTTCTGCAAGCGGAGCGCTACCCCAATGCCATCAAAGACGACCTTGGTCGCTTACGTGTCGGCGCCGCAGTGGGGGTTGGCCCCGATCGCGGCGAACGCGTCGCAGCCCTGATTGCCGCCGGGGTTGATATTCTCACCATCGATACAGCACACGGTCATACCCGCGCTGTTATTGACACGATTCGGGAAATAAAGACGCAGCATCCGGACACGCCTTTGATCGCAGGAAACGTCGCAACAGCTGAAGGTGCCAAAGCACTTATCGATGCTGGCATTGATGGTATCAAAGTAGGAATGGGTCCCGGATCGATTTGCACGACACGCGTTGTGGCTGGAATCGGCGTTCCACAGATCACCGCCATTGCTGACTGCGCAAAAGTTGCCGCGCAAAAAGACATACCCATTATTGCAGACGGCGGCGTGAAATACTCAGGCGACGTCGTCAAAGCCATCGCGGCTGGTGCCCATTGCGTCATGATCGGCTCGATGTTTGCTGGAACGGACGAGTCACCAGGTCAGAGGATCTTGTACCAAGGACGCACGTACAAGAGCTATCGCGGCATGGGCTCACTTACCGCCATGGCCAGAGGGGCAAAAGATCGTTACGCCCAAAGTGATGTCGAAGACGTGGAGAAGCTCGTGCCAGAAGGTGTCGAAGGCCGAGTCCCCTACCGCGGATCGCTCTCGAGCATCGTCTATCAGCTCACCGGCGGTTTGCGAGCCGGCATGGGCTATACAGGCTCTCGAACCATTGAAGCCTTGCGCAGCGAGACACGCTTCGTGCAACAAAGCGCACAAGGCGTAAGAGAAAGCCATGTCCATGACGTCGTGGTGACTCAAGAAGCCCCCAACTACAGCTAG